TGGCCAGGCACGGGCAGTTCGAAGCCGCCCACACGGAAGCTGAGCCCGGGCCGCTCCAGGGGAATAGCCGCGCGGACGCGCTCCGGTTCGATTTCGATTCCAAAGACCCGGACATCCCGGCGGACGGCAGAAAGCCGTTCATAAAGCTCGACGGCGGTGGCCGGCGCAGCGCCGTAGCCCAGGTCCACCACCAGCGGATCCGCGGCGTTCCGGAGCCGCCAGGCCTGCGGTCCCGTCAGCCAACGGTCCACCCGGCGCATCCGGTTGGGGTTGGTGGTGCCGCGGGTGACGTTGCCAACCGGCCTGCCCGGCCTGCCGGTATTCCTGCCCAAAATTTGCGGGGCGGTTACCCGTTCAGCCTTTTGCACCACCGCCCAACCTTATCCCTGCAGCACTAGGTCCTGCACCAATAGGTGACGCCTAACCGGGCATCGCTTGTAACGCTGGGCGGGCGGCAACACTGCTCGGCTAGGATGAAAATCATGACTTACAAGCTGATTCTGCTGCGCCACGGCCACAGCGAATGGAACGCAAAGAACCTGTTCACCGGCTGGGTGGACGTTGACCTGAACGACCAGGGCCGCGAGGAGGCAGCACGAGGAGGGGAGTTGCTGGTTGAGAATAATGTTCTCCCGGACATCCTCTACACCTCGCTGTTGAAGCGTGCCATCAACACCGCGAACATCGCCCTGGACAAGGCCGACCGCGGCTGGATCCCGGTGAAGCGCGACTGGCGGCTGAACGAACGCCACTACGGTGCGCTGCAGGGCAAGGACAAGGCGCAGACCCTTGCCGAGTACGGCGAGGAACAGTTCATGGAGTGGCGCCGCTCCTACGACACCCCGCCGCCGCCCCTGGACGACAACTCCGAGTTCTCCCAGGCGCACGATCCCCGCTATGCAGACCTCGGAGACGCCCTTCCCCGCACCGAGTGCCTGAAGGATGTCCTGGTCCGCCTCCTGCCGTACTGGGAATCGGACATCAAGGAGGACCTCAAAGCCGGCAAGACCGTCCTGGTCACGGCCCACGGAAACTCGCTGCGCGCACTGGTCAAGCACCTGGACGGCATCAGCGACGAAGCCATCGCCGGCCTGAACATTCCCACGGGCATCCCGTTGGTGTACGACCTCGACGAAAACTTCCAGCCGATCAAGCCCGGCGGAACCTACCTCGACCCGGAAGCCGCGGAACAGGCCATCTTGGCAGTCGCCAACCAGGGCAAGAAGTAAGCAGTACATAGACGGCGGGCCGGTCACTTCACGTGACCGGCCCGCCGTCGTTATTCCGCAGCGCTTCAGCTGTGTTCGGTCCCTGTAGGCTGCCAGGCGCCGGTCACCAGGTAGGTGACCTTCTGGGCGACCGAGACTCCGTGGTCCGCGAAGCGTTCAAAGTACCGGCTCGCGAGTGCGACGTCCACCGTGGTTGCCGGCGACTCGGACCACTCGGGTGCTGCGATGGCCTTGAACACACTGAGGTGGAGGTCGTTGATGGCCGTGTTCGCCTTCAGGATGTCCCGGGCCACTTCAAGGTCACGGGTTTCCAGCAGGACCGTCAACTTGTTCGCAATTTCCTTGTCCAGCTCAGCCATTTGCTTGAACGTGCCGGTCATGGATTCGGGGATGACGGTAGAGGGGAAGCGCAGGCGTGCCAGCTGGGCGATGTGCCGGGCAAGGTCGCCCATGCGCTCAAGGGAAGCGCTCATCCGCAGCGATCCCACGATCATCCGGAGATCGCTGGCTACCGGCCCCTGCAGGGCCAGGATGTCGATTGCCCTTTCATCCAGGCTGTTCTGCAGGAAATCGATGCGGGCATCCGCAGCGATGACGTCCTGCGCAAGGTCTACGTCCGCCACCTCGAAGGAGGTGGTGGCTTTGTCCATGG
The Arthrobacter sp. PGP41 genome window above contains:
- a CDS encoding phosphoglyceromutase translates to MTYKLILLRHGHSEWNAKNLFTGWVDVDLNDQGREEAARGGELLVENNVLPDILYTSLLKRAINTANIALDKADRGWIPVKRDWRLNERHYGALQGKDKAQTLAEYGEEQFMEWRRSYDTPPPPLDDNSEFSQAHDPRYADLGDALPRTECLKDVLVRLLPYWESDIKEDLKAGKTVLVTAHGNSLRALVKHLDGISDEAIAGLNIPTGIPLVYDLDENFQPIKPGGTYLDPEAAEQAILAVANQGKK
- the phoU gene encoding phosphate signaling complex protein PhoU — encoded protein: MRKVFQEELTQVGDQLVEISRLVSEAMDKATTSFEVADVDLAQDVIAADARIDFLQNSLDERAIDILALQGPVASDLRMIVGSLRMSASLERMGDLARHIAQLARLRFPSTVIPESMTGTFKQMAELDKEIANKLTVLLETRDLEVARDILKANTAINDLHLSVFKAIAAPEWSESPATTVDVALASRYFERFADHGVSVAQKVTYLVTGAWQPTGTEHS